A genomic window from Desulfovibrio sp. JC010 includes:
- a CDS encoding L-2-amino-thiazoline-4-carboxylic acid hydrolase: protein MKVQPVSQISRRLIEAELYGELYATMSEQLGKEQALQIITENLQKSARKAGQGFAASVDTPNLEHFSTVVEIWKKEDAIEVSDISINGNELTIKVVRCRYQESYREMGLPEELCTLLSCSRDEPFAKGYNDKLSMVRDTTLAEGGDCCPFKFIWK from the coding sequence ATGAAAGTACAACCTGTATCACAAATTTCCCGCCGCTTGATCGAAGCCGAGCTTTACGGCGAACTCTACGCAACCATGTCCGAACAGCTGGGTAAAGAACAAGCCCTGCAAATCATAACCGAAAACCTGCAAAAATCAGCCCGCAAAGCCGGACAGGGATTCGCCGCATCCGTAGACACGCCGAATCTCGAACATTTTTCCACAGTGGTGGAAATCTGGAAAAAAGAAGACGCCATCGAAGTCAGCGACATCTCCATCAACGGCAATGAACTGACAATCAAAGTAGTCCGCTGCCGCTATCAGGAATCATACCGCGAAATGGGCTTGCCCGAAGAACTATGCACCCTGCTCTCCTGCTCCCGCGACGAACCTTTCGCCAAAGGCTACAACGATAAATTAAGCATGGTCAGAGACACCACCCTCGCAGAAGGCGGAGACTGTTGCCCGTTTAAGTTTATTTGGAAATAA